GGGAAACTAGTTCGTGCTTACTACGAGAACAGAGGATATCCCGTCGAAATATCATGAATCAACCGAAAGTGAGGGGGGCAAGCCCCCCGATCGGTGTTTCATCTATTTCTTGGGCTTTAACGGACTCTCTTTGTAGAAAATGCCTAGCACCGACTGCTCATTCGCAGTCAGTTTTACACCTTTGAGTTCCATGCGGTGCTGGATCCTCTGCATGTCCTTCCCTGCTGCGATCGCGTTTTCAATTCGTTCGGCGGTGTGGCAGGACACGCACTTCTTGTCGATTACCAGGTGCGCTTCCTTGAACACGCCTCCGGTGACGCTGCCAAGATTCTTGCCTGATGTGGGGGCGGATTTGGGTCCTTCCTGGGCAGCATAGAGTGAGGTGATGGAAAGAGCTGTCAACATAAGTGCCACGAGGATTCTATGCTTCATTGCTTCTCCTTTTAGCCGCTGAGGTTTGATCAAAACTTTACAACAAGATATAGCAGAAAAATGTGGTCTCGCTTATCACCACTGTTATTTATAGGTTCAGCACAGGAGAACTGCCTGAATAGTTGGGAAATGTAGGCTGATTATAATTAACTAAAGGTTGTTGTGGGTTGTTGTGGCCAGGAATTTTGTGCAACGGTGGGCAGAGCCATCTGCATTGAAGGCCATTGGTGTATCGCTATAAAGACGTGGTAAAATCTGTGTGTCCGACGCAACTCTTGATTGTCTTGTTTGGGGACTAAAGGAGATACAGGGATGTTAAAGTTAAAGCGCATATTGTTGGTTGAAGACAACGCCAACGACGCTGAACTCACCCTGGAGGCGCTGGCAGAGCATAA
This sequence is a window from Geomonas agri. Protein-coding genes within it:
- a CDS encoding cytochrome C → MKHRILVALMLTALSITSLYAAQEGPKSAPTSGKNLGSVTGGVFKEAHLVIDKKCVSCHTAERIENAIAAGKDMQRIQHRMELKGVKLTANEQSVLGIFYKESPLKPKK